From Halanaeroarchaeum sulfurireducens, a single genomic window includes:
- a CDS encoding sodium:solute symporter family transporter has product MYSLILQQSELLPEGLNISFKVVPAFLVIAMMASFLIVGYIFAVADTDDMWVAGRSIGNIENGAAIGANWMSAASYLGMAALIALSGIYGLAFVVGWTAGYFVLLIFLAAQMRRFGKYTAPDFVGDRYNSDTARALGAITTFLIGFVYSIGQARGMGLVGLYVFGDITQPLGITWMSGYQAMMIVFMVVTIVYLTISGMLGATKNQVFQYGVLIFAFLAGLFVTGFVGGYSTILPHLEYGQLITELSAEFSEPFVNAPYYLWIATAFSLIFGTAGLPHVLVRFYTVENERIARWSTVWGLGFIAVLYLSAPAFAAFGTDLYSKNIGAVYGDPGMSSAAGDVIVVLATQLAGLPSWFVGIVAAGGIAAAVATVAGLFISASSAISHDIYTNLLKKDATQREQMIVARLALIFVGLLTMWAAYDPTAPIAALVSYAFALAAIVMFPMFMLGLWWENTNRQGALAGMTSGIILWLIPMFNEGAFGIFGWGIESLATWMPAIGSAIIGTPIVFIITIVVSMVTKEPPEETKMMVRQCHSPEPMPRGMTAEDMVEQKRSESTDD; this is encoded by the coding sequence ATGTACAGCCTAATCCTCCAGCAATCCGAGCTGCTGCCCGAGGGCCTGAACATTTCGTTCAAAGTCGTGCCCGCCTTCCTGGTGATCGCGATGATGGCGTCGTTCCTCATCGTCGGGTACATCTTCGCGGTGGCCGACACGGACGACATGTGGGTCGCCGGTCGGTCCATCGGGAACATCGAAAACGGTGCCGCGATCGGGGCGAACTGGATGTCGGCCGCGTCCTATCTCGGCATGGCCGCGCTGATCGCCCTCTCGGGCATCTACGGCCTCGCCTTCGTCGTCGGCTGGACGGCCGGCTACTTCGTCCTGCTGATCTTCCTGGCGGCGCAAATGCGCCGGTTCGGGAAGTACACCGCGCCGGACTTCGTCGGCGACCGGTACAACTCCGATACGGCCCGCGCCCTGGGTGCAATCACCACGTTCCTGATCGGGTTCGTGTACTCGATCGGCCAGGCCCGCGGGATGGGGTTGGTCGGTCTGTACGTCTTCGGCGACATCACCCAGCCGCTGGGCATCACCTGGATGAGTGGCTATCAGGCGATGATGATCGTTTTCATGGTCGTCACCATCGTCTACCTGACCATCTCGGGGATGCTGGGCGCGACCAAGAATCAGGTCTTCCAGTACGGGGTCCTGATCTTCGCGTTCCTCGCCGGTCTCTTCGTGACCGGCTTCGTGGGGGGGTACTCGACGATCCTGCCCCACCTCGAATACGGGCAACTGATCACCGAACTCTCAGCAGAGTTCTCCGAACCATTCGTCAACGCGCCGTATTACCTGTGGATCGCGACGGCCTTCTCGCTGATCTTCGGGACGGCCGGGTTGCCACACGTGCTGGTTCGGTTCTACACCGTCGAGAACGAGAGGATAGCCCGCTGGTCCACGGTCTGGGGGCTTGGCTTCATCGCGGTCCTCTACCTGAGCGCGCCGGCGTTCGCGGCCTTCGGCACCGACCTCTACTCGAAGAACATCGGTGCCGTGTACGGCGACCCCGGGATGTCCTCGGCCGCCGGTGACGTGATCGTCGTGCTGGCGACACAGCTCGCCGGCCTCCCCTCGTGGTTCGTCGGCATCGTCGCCGCAGGCGGGATCGCCGCGGCGGTCGCGACCGTCGCTGGTCTGTTCATCTCCGCCTCCTCGGCCATCTCCCACGACATCTACACCAACCTCCTCAAGAAGGACGCGACCCAGCGCGAGCAGATGATCGTCGCTCGCCTGGCGCTGATCTTCGTCGGGCTGCTGACGATGTGGGCCGCGTACGACCCGACTGCGCCGATCGCCGCGCTGGTGTCCTACGCCTTCGCTCTGGCAGCGATCGTGATGTTCCCCATGTTCATGCTGGGTCTCTGGTGGGAGAACACGAACCGTCAGGGCGCCCTCGCCGGTATGACGTCCGGGATCATCCTCTGGTTGATCCCGATGTTCAACGAGGGCGCGTTCGGCATCTTCGGCTGGGGCATCGAATCGCTGGCGACGTGGATGCCGGCGATCGGTTCGGCCATCATCGGCACGCCGATCGTGTTCATCATCACCATCGTCGTCTCGATGGTCACGAAGGAGCCACCCGAAGAAACCAAGATGATGGTCCGCCAATGTCACAGTCCTGAGCCTATGCCACGAGGCATGACTGCTGAGGATATGGTGGAGCAAAAGCGGTCCGAATCCACGGATGACTAA
- a CDS encoding archaemetzincin family Zn-dependent metalloprotease, protein MRIDIVPVGDVAPRVKREASSAIRSVYEGEVTVLDPQTVPDSAYDAGRDQYLAEEFIDVASAAGQGETAVAITPKDLYYRRRNYVFGLAYLDGGSCVVSTYRLQTSSDGGFSDRSASDVFADRVRKEVVHEVGHTLGLEHCDNNRCAMNFSPTVREVDRKEQHLCGSCQRKIF, encoded by the coding sequence ATGCGGATCGATATCGTCCCCGTTGGGGACGTCGCCCCTCGCGTCAAGCGGGAGGCCTCCTCGGCCATTCGCTCCGTCTACGAGGGGGAGGTCACCGTCCTGGATCCTCAGACGGTGCCAGACTCGGCCTACGACGCCGGGCGCGACCAGTACCTCGCAGAAGAGTTCATCGACGTGGCATCGGCGGCGGGACAGGGCGAGACAGCCGTGGCGATCACCCCGAAGGACCTCTACTATCGTCGCCGCAACTACGTCTTCGGCCTCGCCTATCTCGACGGGGGAAGCTGTGTGGTCTCGACGTATCGGCTGCAAACCTCCTCTGACGGTGGGTTCTCCGACCGGTCGGCGAGCGACGTCTTCGCGGATCGGGTTCGCAAGGAGGTCGTCCACGAGGTGGGCCATACCCTCGGCCTCGAACACTGCGACAACAACCGGTGTGCGATGAACTTCTCGCCGACCGTCCGGGAGGTCGACCGGAAAGAACAGCACCTCTGTGGGTCCTGTCAACGGAAGATCTTTTGA
- a CDS encoding DUF4212 domain-containing protein translates to MNDSPTHETATDGGHATDTAQEEQDVDYLETEINMLSPGTPFMRDNLRLIWTGFIIWAIVIFGPVTATKIAPGPMSTPMPILGFPLHYFLIAIGAVVGALGLSAWYARRRDQLDEKYGIDHSTPAEPPSGPGGGEH, encoded by the coding sequence ATGAACGATTCACCAACGCACGAAACGGCGACGGACGGTGGCCACGCTACCGACACCGCCCAAGAAGAACAAGACGTAGACTACCTCGAAACGGAGATCAATATGCTGAGCCCGGGCACCCCCTTCATGCGGGATAATCTCCGGCTGATCTGGACGGGATTTATCATCTGGGCTATCGTAATCTTCGGACCGGTCACGGCAACGAAGATCGCTCCCGGGCCGATGTCGACCCCGATGCCGATACTGGGCTTCCCGCTGCATTACTTCCTCATCGCGATCGGTGCGGTGGTCGGTGCATTGGGCCTCTCGGCGTGGTACGCCAGACGGCGTGACCAGCTCGACGAGAAGTACGGCATCGATCACTCCACGCCCGCCGAACCGCCGTCGGGCCCCGGTGGGGGTGAGCACTGA
- a CDS encoding bacterio-opsin activator domain-containing protein — MTDPSALDDSDYRRVREATRTYREELAIRLAGEVGLRPAEMASIRLSDAREYARDGDVHHLLAVDGSGGERLVYVPRDVWDAVEKFARERGRGVDDPILEVSSRRIQMLVAEVGDRVTGVSVSSRSLRRTFARQQLEDGVDPRVVRSVGGWSSLDTVIETLEQPDEEDIVRAFANGSSSDPAERSGPPARFETALDAILSASSLIETATSREEVEGAACEALVDAGYDGAWLLGVTPEGQESAVRATAGVARSADEIDAGSLSVVGPGAVDGNDAAVRVGSVRDHETVPGLTAHHVVAEVPVGYGDTSYGTLSVATSSSEDIGDRERSILADFGRRIGQAVAAVTRRRLLRADTVMELEFRTTDEGSFLVETARECGCSFSLEGQAPISERSLALYVRVTGTAPETVVDRASAAEGIERARLIRSGGENAVVELVASGGSMAASLTEFGGHVTEYVVDGRGGTVTAEFPIDVDVRGVVRGVTAAFPDTEFVAKREVAHPVSTAEPLQHRVEGELTDKQLSALRSAYQAGYFDWPRETTAEELADTLDISSPTLHNHLRKAQRKLLEELLGQRSS; from the coding sequence ATGACTGATCCATCCGCACTGGACGACAGCGACTATCGGCGGGTTCGCGAGGCCACGCGAACCTACCGCGAGGAGCTGGCAATCCGACTCGCCGGGGAGGTCGGTCTGCGGCCGGCGGAAATGGCCAGTATTCGTCTCTCAGACGCTCGCGAATACGCGCGCGACGGTGACGTCCACCACCTGCTCGCCGTCGATGGGTCGGGCGGGGAACGACTCGTGTACGTCCCCCGGGACGTCTGGGACGCCGTCGAAAAGTTCGCCCGCGAGCGCGGTCGAGGTGTCGACGACCCGATTCTGGAGGTATCGTCCCGGCGCATCCAGATGCTCGTCGCCGAGGTGGGCGACCGTGTGACCGGCGTGTCGGTTTCCTCGCGCTCGCTTCGTCGCACGTTCGCCCGCCAACAACTCGAGGACGGCGTGGATCCACGCGTCGTGCGGTCCGTCGGTGGCTGGTCGAGTCTCGATACCGTCATCGAGACTCTGGAACAGCCCGACGAGGAGGACATCGTCCGGGCGTTCGCGAACGGCTCGTCCTCCGATCCGGCGGAGCGAAGCGGTCCGCCGGCTCGCTTCGAGACGGCGCTCGACGCCATCCTGTCTGCGAGTTCGTTGATCGAAACGGCCACCTCCCGAGAGGAGGTCGAGGGGGCGGCGTGCGAGGCGCTGGTCGACGCCGGATACGACGGCGCGTGGTTGCTCGGAGTAACTCCCGAGGGGCAGGAATCGGCCGTCAGAGCGACCGCGGGCGTCGCACGTTCCGCGGACGAAATCGACGCCGGTTCGCTGTCGGTTGTCGGTCCCGGGGCTGTCGACGGAAACGACGCTGCGGTGCGTGTCGGCTCCGTCCGTGACCACGAGACCGTCCCCGGGCTGACCGCCCACCACGTCGTTGCCGAGGTCCCGGTCGGATACGGGGATACGTCATACGGAACCCTCTCGGTGGCGACGAGCTCGTCCGAGGACATCGGCGACCGGGAGCGATCCATCCTGGCCGACTTCGGTCGACGCATCGGGCAGGCCGTCGCCGCCGTCACTCGCCGCCGACTGCTCCGGGCCGACACGGTGATGGAACTCGAATTCCGGACCACGGACGAGGGGTCGTTTCTGGTCGAAACCGCCCGAGAGTGTGGGTGCTCGTTCTCACTCGAGGGACAGGCACCCATCTCCGAGCGCTCGCTGGCGCTGTACGTTCGGGTGACGGGCACGGCCCCCGAGACCGTCGTCGATCGCGCCTCGGCGGCCGAGGGAATCGAGCGTGCACGGCTGATCCGCAGCGGGGGCGAGAATGCGGTGGTCGAGCTGGTCGCCTCCGGGGGATCGATGGCGGCCTCGCTAACCGAGTTCGGGGGCCACGTGACCGAGTACGTCGTCGACGGGCGTGGGGGAACCGTCACGGCGGAATTTCCGATCGACGTCGACGTTCGGGGCGTCGTGCGCGGTGTGACGGCGGCGTTCCCGGATACGGAGTTCGTGGCCAAACGCGAGGTCGCCCACCCCGTCAGTACGGCCGAGCCGCTCCAGCATCGGGTCGAGGGTGAACTCACCGACAAGCAGCTATCTGCGCTTCGCTCGGCCTATCAGGCGGGGTATTTCGACTGGCCCCGGGAGACGACGGCGGAGGAACTGGCCGACACCCTAGACATTTCGTCCCCCACGCTGCACAACCACCTTCGAAAGGCCCAGCGAAAGCTTCTCGAAGAACTGCTGGGCCAGCGATCGTCCTGA
- a CDS encoding acetate--CoA ligase, with product MATGDPDDAPGDHVGTYRPPAAFVEQANVHEGLREAWDEQGAEAWATAADLLSWSTDYDAVLSNPEPPLTWFPGGELNAAYNAIDRYVESGRKNRVAIKWAGRLGETRTLTYQDLYHEVNALASALSELGVGEDDVVTLYLPMVPELTIAMLAAARLGAPHNVVFAGFSPDALAMRMESTESSYLLTCDGYLRQGEAVDQKNRADNARLALDHDVHTVVVDRMGFDVSLGEGEYHYADLVDDHGGETVEPVARASGDELFVLHTSGTTGNPKEVRHTTGGYLAHVAWTTHAVLDIEPEDTLWSSADIGWITGHSYGVYGPLLLGATTLLYEGTPEYNERDRLWELLERNAVDVFYTAPTAISSFRKRDVTVPDRFDLSSLRLLGTVGERISPSGWEWYRSTLGGGDAPIVDTWWQTETGGMMVATLPGVDEMKPGAAGPPLPGISVSVVDRSGDPVEPGERGFLIVDRPWPGMPTSLANGSGWAPDPSSYLVDVDGWAYVTGDRATVDEDGYVTVLGRVDDVVIVRGRRLGTAEIESAAMSVDGVAEAAVVSADGPAGPSLYAFVTPAGQETDELRERITQALEAAVGTSPVPATVVFTTDLPKTRSGKIMRRMLSNITDGDALGDTSALRNPEVVGELKSVLHGE from the coding sequence ATGGCAACAGGCGACCCAGACGACGCGCCGGGCGACCACGTGGGAACGTATCGCCCGCCAGCTGCCTTCGTCGAGCAGGCGAACGTCCACGAGGGCCTTCGGGAGGCGTGGGACGAGCAGGGGGCCGAGGCGTGGGCGACGGCTGCGGACCTCTTGTCGTGGTCGACCGATTACGATGCGGTCCTCTCGAATCCGGAACCGCCGCTCACCTGGTTCCCCGGCGGGGAACTCAACGCCGCCTACAACGCCATCGACCGGTACGTCGAATCGGGTCGGAAAAATCGCGTCGCCATCAAGTGGGCCGGTCGGCTGGGCGAGACGCGGACGCTCACGTACCAGGACCTCTACCACGAGGTAAACGCGCTCGCGTCCGCACTCTCGGAGCTTGGGGTCGGGGAGGACGACGTCGTGACGCTGTACCTGCCGATGGTGCCGGAACTGACCATCGCGATGCTCGCGGCCGCCCGACTCGGTGCCCCGCACAACGTGGTCTTCGCCGGCTTTTCGCCCGACGCGCTCGCGATGCGAATGGAGTCGACGGAATCGTCGTACCTGCTCACCTGTGACGGGTACCTGCGCCAGGGAGAGGCCGTCGACCAGAAGAACCGGGCCGATAACGCCAGGCTCGCTCTCGACCACGACGTTCACACCGTCGTCGTGGATCGGATGGGGTTCGACGTCTCTCTGGGCGAGGGGGAGTATCACTACGCGGACCTCGTGGACGACCACGGCGGGGAGACCGTCGAACCGGTGGCGCGCGCATCCGGTGACGAACTCTTCGTCCTTCACACCTCCGGGACGACCGGCAACCCGAAGGAGGTCCGGCACACGACCGGCGGGTACCTGGCCCACGTGGCCTGGACCACACACGCCGTCCTCGACATCGAACCCGAAGATACGCTCTGGAGTTCCGCAGACATCGGGTGGATCACGGGTCACTCGTACGGCGTCTACGGGCCGCTCCTCCTGGGGGCGACGACGCTCCTGTACGAGGGCACTCCAGAGTACAACGAACGCGACCGTCTCTGGGAACTCCTCGAACGCAACGCGGTGGACGTCTTCTACACGGCGCCGACGGCGATCAGCTCCTTCCGAAAGCGAGATGTGACGGTCCCGGATCGCTTCGACCTCTCGTCGTTGCGTCTTTTGGGCACCGTCGGCGAGCGCATCAGTCCCAGCGGATGGGAGTGGTACCGCTCGACCCTCGGCGGCGGTGACGCGCCGATCGTCGACACGTGGTGGCAGACCGAGACGGGCGGCATGATGGTGGCGACGCTCCCCGGCGTCGACGAAATGAAACCCGGTGCCGCCGGGCCGCCCCTCCCCGGCATCAGCGTCTCGGTCGTGGACCGGTCGGGGGACCCCGTCGAACCTGGCGAGCGGGGATTCCTGATCGTCGATCGACCCTGGCCCGGCATGCCGACGTCTCTGGCCAACGGCTCGGGGTGGGCCCCCGATCCCAGCTCCTACCTCGTGGACGTGGACGGCTGGGCCTACGTCACGGGCGATCGAGCCACCGTCGACGAGGACGGCTACGTTACCGTATTGGGGCGCGTCGACGACGTCGTCATCGTTCGGGGTCGCCGCCTCGGCACGGCCGAAATCGAGAGTGCGGCCATGTCCGTCGATGGCGTCGCCGAGGCGGCGGTCGTCTCGGCGGACGGGCCGGCCGGCCCCTCGCTGTACGCGTTCGTGACACCTGCCGGCCAGGAAACCGACGAACTCCGGGAGCGAATCACGCAGGCGCTCGAAGCCGCCGTCGGCACGTCGCCGGTTCCGGCGACCGTGGTCTTCACCACCGACCTGCCGAAGACCAGGTCGGGGAAGATCATGCGGCGGATGCTCTCGAACATCACCGACGGGGACGCCCTCGGCGATACGAGCGCCCTTCGCAACCCCGAGGTCGTGGGCGAACTCAAGTCGGTCCTCCACGGCGAGTGA
- a CDS encoding universal stress protein → MYERILIPTDGSETAEAAIDHAVTLANNCGSEIHALYVANTQSITLTLGAEQVDRIRQGRFDEMPELREEAEAATGAVREKAEAKGIDVTEHHSGGVPHKMITKYAEDNDMDLIVIGSHGRSGVGKAILGSVAARTLRGTHIPTLVIDKRGA, encoded by the coding sequence ATGTACGAACGCATCCTCATACCGACGGACGGTAGCGAAACAGCCGAGGCGGCCATCGACCACGCGGTCACCCTCGCGAACAACTGCGGTTCCGAAATCCACGCACTGTACGTCGCAAACACCCAGTCGATCACTCTCACGCTCGGGGCCGAGCAGGTCGATCGAATCCGGCAGGGCCGATTCGATGAGATGCCCGAGTTGCGCGAGGAAGCCGAAGCGGCCACGGGAGCCGTGAGAGAGAAGGCAGAAGCAAAGGGGATCGACGTGACGGAACACCACAGCGGTGGCGTTCCGCACAAGATGATCACCAAGTACGCGGAGGACAACGACATGGACCTCATCGTGATCGGTAGTCACGGGCGGTCCGGTGTCGGGAAGGCCATCCTTGGCAGTGTGGCCGCACGCACGCTCCGCGGCACCCACATCCCCACGCTCGTCATCGACAAGCGCGGGGCATAA
- the acs gene encoding acetate--CoA ligase, protein MADDDSTDAGGAIESRLTEQEYLRPPTEFVGQANATDSAIYDRFDEEWPDAFEEFAELLDWEERWDRVLDDSNPPFFEWFPGGTLNASYNAVDRHLPERKDQTAILWEGEHGKTERIAYQDLYRRVNEMAAVFREVGVLEDDIVTMHLPMVPALPVSMLAAARIGAPHSEVFGGFSAQAFADRIDDAGSDVAVTIDGYYRRGEFLNHKEKADKALEIADSPPDTVLLFTRGDDLHEDVSIGSDDPYVLVDDVLEDKRGAEVDPVSRDAEDTLFLMYTSGTTGQPKGAQHRTGGYLAHVTATSKYVLDIEPSDTYWCSADIGWITGHSYIVYGPLSLGTTTVMYEGAPDFPHKGRTWEIAEKYDVDIFHTSPTAVRMFMKWGEDIPRQYDFDFRHLTTVGEPIQPEAWLWYYEHIGGGDAVVVDTWWQTETGGHLITNLPALKDMKPGSAGYPVPGIEPAILDDEGNEIEPASGQAGNLVITKPWPGMLQTVYGNDDRYINEYWRAFSDTSSDDPKDWVYKAGDGAVHERDGYWRIVGRLDGVMNVAGHRLGTMELESAVSEVSGVAEAAVAGREDEERGTVPDIYVTLRDGADPSQEIRDRIVTSIVEEIGKFARPANVWFVDELPKTRSGKIMRRLLEDISNDEQLGNTRTLRDPSVPDNIRQMVHE, encoded by the coding sequence ATGGCTGATGATGACAGTACTGATGCGGGCGGGGCCATCGAATCCCGTCTGACAGAACAAGAATACTTGCGCCCCCCGACGGAGTTCGTGGGGCAGGCGAACGCCACCGACTCCGCGATATACGATCGTTTCGACGAGGAGTGGCCGGACGCCTTCGAGGAGTTCGCAGAGCTGCTGGACTGGGAAGAGCGGTGGGACAGGGTCCTCGACGACTCCAATCCGCCGTTTTTCGAGTGGTTCCCGGGTGGGACACTCAACGCATCGTACAACGCGGTCGATCGCCACCTCCCGGAGCGAAAGGATCAGACGGCCATCCTCTGGGAGGGAGAACACGGAAAAACCGAGCGTATCGCCTACCAGGACCTGTATCGTCGAGTCAACGAGATGGCGGCCGTCTTCCGGGAAGTCGGTGTCCTGGAAGACGACATCGTCACGATGCACCTGCCCATGGTGCCCGCGCTGCCGGTGTCCATGCTCGCAGCGGCCCGCATCGGGGCGCCTCACTCCGAAGTGTTCGGTGGGTTCTCCGCGCAGGCGTTCGCGGATCGCATCGACGACGCCGGCTCGGACGTCGCTGTCACCATCGACGGCTACTACCGCCGTGGCGAGTTCCTCAACCACAAGGAAAAGGCCGACAAGGCACTCGAAATCGCCGACTCGCCACCGGACACCGTCCTGCTGTTCACGCGTGGCGACGATCTCCACGAAGACGTCTCCATCGGCAGCGACGACCCCTACGTGCTCGTCGACGACGTGCTCGAGGACAAACGCGGCGCGGAGGTCGATCCGGTCTCCCGCGACGCCGAGGACACGCTGTTCCTCATGTATACCTCCGGGACGACGGGGCAACCGAAGGGTGCCCAGCACCGAACGGGTGGGTACCTGGCTCACGTCACGGCGACGTCGAAGTACGTCCTCGACATCGAACCCTCCGACACCTACTGGTGTTCCGCAGACATCGGGTGGATCACGGGCCACTCCTACATCGTCTACGGTCCCCTGTCTCTCGGGACCACGACAGTGATGTACGAGGGCGCCCCCGACTTCCCACACAAGGGACGTACCTGGGAGATCGCAGAGAAGTACGACGTCGACATCTTCCACACGTCGCCGACCGCCGTGCGGATGTTCATGAAGTGGGGCGAAGATATCCCCCGGCAGTACGACTTCGACTTCAGGCACCTGACCACCGTCGGCGAACCGATCCAGCCGGAGGCCTGGCTGTGGTACTACGAGCACATCGGCGGTGGCGACGCCGTCGTCGTCGACACGTGGTGGCAAACCGAGACTGGCGGCCACCTCATCACCAACCTCCCGGCGCTGAAGGACATGAAACCCGGGAGCGCCGGCTACCCCGTGCCGGGGATCGAACCGGCGATCCTCGACGACGAGGGCAACGAGATCGAACCGGCGAGCGGACAGGCGGGCAACCTCGTCATAACGAAGCCGTGGCCCGGCATGCTCCAGACGGTGTACGGCAACGACGACCGGTACATCAACGAGTACTGGCGGGCCTTCTCGGACACGTCGAGTGACGACCCCAAGGACTGGGTCTACAAGGCGGGGGACGGCGCCGTCCACGAGCGCGACGGCTACTGGCGCATCGTCGGGCGCCTCGACGGCGTGATGAACGTCGCGGGCCACCGCCTGGGAACGATGGAACTCGAGAGCGCCGTCTCCGAGGTGAGCGGCGTCGCCGAGGCGGCGGTCGCCGGTCGCGAGGACGAGGAGCGTGGCACCGTTCCGGATATCTACGTGACACTCCGCGACGGTGCCGATCCCAGCCAGGAGATCCGCGACCGCATCGTCACGTCCATCGTGGAGGAAATCGGGAAGTTCGCCCGACCCGCAAACGTGTGGTTCGTCGACGAACTCCCGAAGACCCGGTCGGGGAAGATCATGCGTCGGTTGCTCGAAGACATATCGAACGACGAACAGCTCGGGAACACGAGGACACTCAGGGATCCAAGCGTTCCCGACAATATCCGACAGATGGTTCATGAGTAG
- a CDS encoding UPF0146 family protein, producing the protein MASADPPAIVDVLAEYDRVIEIGIGSRPGVARALAERGVSVRATDVVHRETPPGVAFVRDDVRDPDVDVYEDSEALYALRLPPDLQRHVWRVARSVDADLLFTTLGGDPALIPCRPRTVREGTLFVWTHN; encoded by the coding sequence GTGGCGTCCGCCGACCCTCCCGCGATCGTCGACGTTCTCGCCGAGTACGACCGCGTGATCGAGATCGGGATCGGTTCGCGCCCAGGGGTGGCACGCGCCCTCGCCGAGCGTGGCGTCTCCGTGCGTGCGACCGACGTCGTCCACCGGGAGACCCCACCCGGCGTGGCGTTCGTCCGGGACGACGTCCGGGACCCCGATGTGGACGTCTACGAGGACTCCGAGGCGCTCTACGCGTTACGGCTACCGCCGGACCTCCAGCGACACGTCTGGCGGGTAGCGCGGAGCGTCGACGCCGATCTCCTGTTTACGACCCTGGGTGGCGATCCGGCCCTCATCCCCTGCAGACCCCGGACGGTACGGGAGGGGACGCTGTTCGTCTGGACCCACAACTGA